The Triplophysa rosa linkage group LG25, Trosa_1v2, whole genome shotgun sequence genome window below encodes:
- the loxl5a gene encoding lysyl oxidase-like 5a isoform X1 gives MIGDEPNNVHGRNSFNYNLLPYGSANRQRQSQYGYGTSYFHNGLPDLIPDPYYIQAASYIQRVQMYSLRCAAEENCLSSSAYSPSIRDLDYRVLLRFPQRVKNQGTADFLPVKPHHQWEWHSCHQHYHSMEAFSHYDLLDASTGRKVAEGHKASFCLEDTNCDPGVRRRYACTAHTQGLGPDCFDTYHANIDCQWIDVTDVSPGRYILKVTVNPGFQVQESDFSNNIVRCDIRYTGSHVQAHNCRITGY, from the exons ATGATTGGGGATGAACCAAACAATGTTCATGGCAGAAACTCTTTCAACTATAATCTACTCCCGTATGGAAGTGCGAATAGACAACGGCAGAGTCAATATGGTTATGGCACCAGTTATTTCCACAACG GCCTGCCTGATCTCATCCCTGATCCATACTATATCCAAGCAGCGTCATACATTCAGAGAGTACAGATGTATTCACTGAGATGTGCTGCTGAGGAGAACTGCCTCTCCAG TTCAGCGTACAGCCCAAGCATCAGGGATCTGGACTATCGTGTGCTTCTCCGATTCCCTCAGAGAGTTAAAAACCAAGGGACAGCAGATTTTCTCCCCGTGAAACCGCACCATCAGTGGGAATGGCACAGTTGCCATCA ACATTACCACAGCATGGAAGCTTTCAGCCACTATGACCTCCTGGACGCCTCCACGGGCAGAAAGGTTGCTGAGGGTCACAAAGCCAGTTTCTGTCTGGAGGACACCAACTGTGATCCGGGCGTGAGGCGGCGATATGCTTGCACGGCTCACACGCAg GGATTGGGTCCAGACTGCTTTGACACTTATCATGCTAACATTGACTGTCAGTGGATTGACGTCACAGATGTTTCACCTGGACGGTATATTTTAAAG GTAACAGTGAATCCGGGTTTTCAAGTGCAGGAGTCCGATTTCTCCAATAATATCGTCAGATGTGATATCAGATATACAGGGTCACACGTCCAAGCACATAACTGCAGAATCACAGG atattgA
- the loxl5a gene encoding lysyl oxidase-like 5a isoform X2: protein MIGDEPNNVHGRNSFNYNLLPYGSANRQRQSQYGYGTSYFHNGLPDLIPDPYYIQAASYIQRVQMYSLRCAAEENCLSSSAYSPSIRDLDYRVLLRFPQRVKNQGTADFLPVKPHHQWEWHSCHQHYHSMEAFSHYDLLDASTGRKVAEGHKASFCLEDTNCDPGVRRRYACTAHTQQGLGPDCFDTYHANIDCQWIDVTDVSPGRYILKVTVNPGFQVQESDFSNNIVRCDIRYTGSHVQAHNCRITGY from the exons ATGATTGGGGATGAACCAAACAATGTTCATGGCAGAAACTCTTTCAACTATAATCTACTCCCGTATGGAAGTGCGAATAGACAACGGCAGAGTCAATATGGTTATGGCACCAGTTATTTCCACAACG GCCTGCCTGATCTCATCCCTGATCCATACTATATCCAAGCAGCGTCATACATTCAGAGAGTACAGATGTATTCACTGAGATGTGCTGCTGAGGAGAACTGCCTCTCCAG TTCAGCGTACAGCCCAAGCATCAGGGATCTGGACTATCGTGTGCTTCTCCGATTCCCTCAGAGAGTTAAAAACCAAGGGACAGCAGATTTTCTCCCCGTGAAACCGCACCATCAGTGGGAATGGCACAGTTGCCATCA ACATTACCACAGCATGGAAGCTTTCAGCCACTATGACCTCCTGGACGCCTCCACGGGCAGAAAGGTTGCTGAGGGTCACAAAGCCAGTTTCTGTCTGGAGGACACCAACTGTGATCCGGGCGTGAGGCGGCGATATGCTTGCACGGCTCACACGCAg CAGGGATTGGGTCCAGACTGCTTTGACACTTATCATGCTAACATTGACTGTCAGTGGATTGACGTCACAGATGTTTCACCTGGACGGTATATTTTAAAG GTAACAGTGAATCCGGGTTTTCAAGTGCAGGAGTCCGATTTCTCCAATAATATCGTCAGATGTGATATCAGATATACAGGGTCACACGTCCAAGCACATAACTGCAGAATCACAGG atattgA
- the mibp gene encoding muscle-specific beta 1 integrin binding protein isoform X1, with protein sequence MKYIIGIGGVTNGGKTTLTNRLIKALPNCCVVHQDDFFKPPDQIAVGADGFKQWDVITSLDMEAMVNTIKGWMENPVKFARSHGVQVTPAAEMDDPEIQIHILIVEGFLLYNYKPLVDVFDKSYYITIPYEECKNRRSTRQYNVPDPPGLFDGHVWPMYLKHTREMESCGLQIEYLDGLKTKDEMYNRVYEDIHNTLLNRL encoded by the exons ATGAAGTACATTATAGGAATAGGCGG TGTGACCAATGGTGGTAAAACCACCTTGACGAACAGGTTAATAAAAGCCTTGCCAAACTGTTGTGTGGTTCACCAGGATGACTTTTTCAAG CCGCCGGATCAGATAGCAGTCGGAGCGGACGGCTTTAAACAGTGGGATG TGATCACGTCTTTAGATATGGAGGCCATGGTGAACACAATCAAGGGTTGGATGGAGAACCCGGTCAAGTTTGCCCGTTCTCACGGTGTCCAGGTGACCCCGGCCGCCGAGATGGATGACCCCGAGATCCAAATTCACATACTTATCGTAGAAGGATTTCTACTGTACAACTACAA GCCTTTGGTGGATGTCTTTGACAAAAGTTACTATATAACCATCCCATATGAAGAGTGCAAGAACAGGAGAAG TACACGGCAGTATAATGTCCCTGATCCTCCCGGCCTCTTTGATGGTCACGTGTGGCCCATGtacctgaaacacacacgtGAGATGGAGAGCTGCGGTTTGCAAATTG AATATCTCGATGGCTTAAAAACGAAAGATGAGATGTACAATCGGGTCTACGAAGACATCCACAACACGCTCCTGAATCGCTTATAG
- the mibp gene encoding muscle-specific beta 1 integrin binding protein isoform X2, giving the protein MEAMVNTIKGWMENPVKFARSHGVQVTPAAEMDDPEIQIHILIVEGFLLYNYKPLVDVFDKSYYITIPYEECKNRRSTRQYNVPDPPGLFDGHVWPMYLKHTREMESCGLQIEYLDGLKTKDEMYNRVYEDIHNTLLNRL; this is encoded by the exons ATGGAGGCCATGGTGAACACAATCAAGGGTTGGATGGAGAACCCGGTCAAGTTTGCCCGTTCTCACGGTGTCCAGGTGACCCCGGCCGCCGAGATGGATGACCCCGAGATCCAAATTCACATACTTATCGTAGAAGGATTTCTACTGTACAACTACAA GCCTTTGGTGGATGTCTTTGACAAAAGTTACTATATAACCATCCCATATGAAGAGTGCAAGAACAGGAGAAG TACACGGCAGTATAATGTCCCTGATCCTCCCGGCCTCTTTGATGGTCACGTGTGGCCCATGtacctgaaacacacacgtGAGATGGAGAGCTGCGGTTTGCAAATTG AATATCTCGATGGCTTAAAAACGAAAGATGAGATGTACAATCGGGTCTACGAAGACATCCACAACACGCTCCTGAATCGCTTATAG
- the atcaya gene encoding caytaxin: protein MDSSCALSEGRTSPPNSLLIGGAGGGVAHRKRRTLVAPDMNLSLDQSEGSLLSDDFLETPDDLDINVDDIETPDETDSLEFITNGNDLDWEDDTPVASAKPPPAESDVEGDAVDGSGVNGRLWRTVIIGEQEHRIDMQVIRPYLRVISHGGYYGEGVNAIIVFSACYLPDSSCPDYHYLMENLFLYVVSSLEMLVAEDYLIIYINGGTPRSKMPGISWLKKCYQMIDRRLRKNLKSLIITHPSWFIRTVLAISKPFISVKFMNKIRYVHSLEELEKIVPLEHIQIPECVLQFEEERIKARMESMEQEQRDQQHKQQKDSSNPERTTAIEDHGH from the exons ATGGATTCGTCCTGTGCCCTGAGTGAGGGGAGAACTT CTCCCCCAAACTCCCTCCTCATTGGTGGAGCTGGAGGGGGCGTGGCTCATCGGAAGCGGCGTACGCTGGTGGCCCCGGACATGAACTTGTCCCTGGACCAGAGCGAAGGTTCCTTGCTTTCTGATGACTTTCTGGAGACCCCGGATGATCTGGATATTAACGTGGACGATATCGAGACCCCCGATGAGACCGACTCTCTGGAGTTCATCACCAATGGCAACGACCTGGACTGGGAGG ATGATACGCCTGTGGCCTCGGCCAAACCTCCCCCTGCTGAGAGCGACGTTGAAGGAGATGCCGTGGACGGGTCCGGTGTCAACGGTCGTCTGTGGAGGACTGTGATCATCGGAGAACAGGAACATCGAATTGACATGCAGGTCATTCGGCCCTATCTACGTGTCATATCACATGGAG GATACTACGGCGAGGGTGTGAACGCCATCATTGTGTTCTCGGCCTGTTACCTTCCCGACAGCAGCTGTCCAGATTATCATTATCTCATGGAAAACCTCTTTCT GTACGTGGTGAGCAGTTTGGAGATGCTGGTGGCGGAGGACTACCTGATCATTTACATTAATGGAGGAACGCCTCGCAGTAAAATGCCAGGCATTAGCTGGTTGAAGAAATGCTATCAGATGATTGACAGAag GCTGAGAAAGAACCTGAAGTCACTCATCATCACTCACCCGTCCTGGTTTATCCGGACCGTCCTGGCCATTTCCAAACCCTTCATCAG TGTGAAGTTCATGAATAAGATCCGTTACGTGCACAGTCTGGAAGAACTGGAGAAGATCGTCCCGTTGGAGCATATTCAGATCCCAGAGTGTGTCTTACA GTTCGAAGAGGAAAGAATTAAAGCAAGAATGGAGAG TATGGAGCAGGAGCAGAGAGATCAACAGCACAAACAGCAAAAGGACTCGAGCAATCCAGAGAG GACAACAGCTATTGAAGATCATGGACACTGA
- the zfr2 gene encoding zinc finger RNA-binding protein, with the protein MMAASNYYGFTHAAAAAAGPQYSTQPPPAYSHPTTGSYSIQPAPGVVHAVTASYPAATAQPVRPPSTAPYPTYQPHPPPNYGYRQPEPSPQPTTAPQTYQVITEPENYTYGRPPPVSTYENKQYFQTSVAPAQRTATEAYFQTGLKSVYSPASTAYSQPTVQRQVATLKPPPAPSSVSSSYTIYPTSTSVQQTPTPISTYTPSSSFNSTVATSYSGLSYSSYESTGYTSTPSYFQPAQLAPPQPQPPPPLQQPQQPPQQQVQPQSKQLTNSSWSHTGGSVTSVNSYKKPAFHQNKIQKPKGPPKQPQLHYCDICKISCAGPQTYREHLEGQKHKKKEAAQKSGSQVTNGPRGVQTQLRCELCDVSCTGADAYAAHIRGSKHQKVVKLHTKLGKPIPSTEPVLVSSAPVAVTMTTGKMSSAPAKTSTSSAVMQKMPATPLSKHSGTPAKKPTAAKVTFIGSKTYAPVPVKSELKPPAVKTDPLSDDDDDDDDDDADGPEAQGDIQPVGHDYIEEVRNDDGKVIRFHCKLCECSFNDPNAKDMHLKGRRHRLQYKKKVNPDLPVEIKPSNRARKLLEGKLRKQKQKSVLRRQQEDEQRWHMEMRRYEQDLYWRRLEEEQIYWVEQRHRMAPPPLMGRPSMPVPPLLSVRRPDSPDDRHIMAKHSAIYPVEEELQAVQRIVSHSERALKLVSDSLLETDGSAVDDKDKQAESQARVLKGVMRVGILAKGLLLRGDRNVQLILLADKKPAVSLLKAVAEQLPKQLATFSEDQYEVQVQPEEANILIFSSKEPKMQVTVSLTSAAMREDPDPDMEKVPQKNPPDVLNRMKCLEYLASLRHAKWFQARANGLQSCVIVIRVLRDLCQRVPTWSKMPDWALELLVEKAISSASGPLSPGEALRRVLECISSGILLSDGPGLLDPCEKGQTDALGSMSRQTREDVTTSAQQALRLLAFRQIHNVLGMSSLLASKPGSRNRKRLRDGSDVGEGEGDEKKDKRDDSHNL; encoded by the exons ATGATGGCGGCCAGTAATTATTATGGATTCACACATGCCGCTGCAGCAGCCGCCGGCCCGCAATACAg CACACAGCCGCCCCCTGCATATTCCCACCCAACCACAGGCAGCTACAGCATTCAGCCCGCCCCCGGAGTGGTGCACGCTGTCACCGCCTCGTACCCTGCAGCCACCGCCCAACCCGTTCGGCCGCCATCAACTGCCCCCTATCCCACTTACCAGCCCCATCCTCCCCCGAACTACGGCTACCGGCAACCCGAGCCGTCCCCACAGCCGACGACCGCCCCACAAACCTACCAGGTTATAACAGAACCG GAGAATTACACTTATGGGCGACCTCCGCCAGTCAGCACTTACGAGAACAAGCAGTATTTTCAAACAAGCGTCGCACCCGCGCAGCGAACTGCAACAGAGGCTTACTTCCAGACGG GGCTTAAAAGTGTCTACAGCCCCGCCAGCACGGCGTACAGCCAACCCACCGTTCAGAGACAGGTCGCCACTCTAAAACCCCCACCTGCTCCCAGCTCGGTGTCTTCAAGCTACACGATCTACCCGACGTCAACCAGCGTGCAACAAACTCCAACCCCCATATCCACTTACACCCCCAGTTCTTCCTTCAACTCCACAGTTGCTACGTCTTACTCCG GTCTAAGCTATTCCAGCTATGAGTCTACCGGTTACACGTCCACTCCATCATACTTCCAGCCGGCGCAGCTGGCACCCCCACAGCCCCAGCCGCCACCCCCACTGCAACAACCGCAACAGCCTCCACAGCAGCAGGTGCAACCGCAATCCAAACAGCTCACCAACTCCTCCTGGAGCCACACCGGGGGCTCTGTCACCTCTGTTAACTCATACAAGAAGCCGGCGTTCCACCAAAACAAGATCCAGAAACCCAAAGGTCCACCCAAGCAACCGCAGCTGCACTACTGCGACATCTGCAAGATAAGCTGCGCTGGTCCACAG ACGTATCGAGAACATCTGGAAGGACAGAAGCACAAGAAGAAGGAGGCGGCTCAGAAGAGCGGCAGTCAGGTGACTAACGGACCTCGTGGAGTCCAGACGCAACTGCGCTGTGAACTGTGCGACGTCTCGTGCACCGGTGCCGATGCTTACGCCGCACACATAAGAGGATCGAAACACCAGAAG GTGGTGAAGTTGCACACCAAGCTTGGCAAACCTATTCCATCAACGGAGCCTGTTCTCGTGAGCTCTGCCCCTGTTGCCGTGACGATGACTACTGGCAAAATGTCATCAGCCCCGGCGAAGACTTCCACCTCTAGTGCTGTGATGCAGAAGATGCCAGCGACGCCGCTTTCCAAACATTCGGGCACTCCTGCGAAAAAACCCACGGCTGCTAAAGTCACCTTCATCG GCAGTAAAACATACGCACCAGTCCCAGTAAAGTCAGAGTTGAAGCCCCCGGCGGTCAAGACGGACCCTCtgagtgatgatgatgatgatgatgatgatgatgatgctgaCGGACCAGAAGCACAAGGAGACATTCAGCCTGTGGGACACGACTACATAGAAGAG GTTCGAAATGACGACGGGAAAGTGATTCGCTTCCACTGTAAACTGTGTGAATGTAGTTTTAACGATCCGAACGCTAAAGACATGCACCTGAAGGGCCGAAGACATCGCCTACAGTATAAG AAAAAAGTGAACCCGGACCTCCCAGTGGAGATCAAACCCAGTAACCGGGCAAGGAAACTTCTGGAAGGCAAACTGAGGAAACAGAAGCAGAAGTCTGTGCTCAGGAGACAACAGGAGGACGAGCAGCGCTGGCACATGGAGATGAG GAGATACGAGCAGGACCTGTACTGGAGAAGATTAGAGGAGGAACAAATCTACTGGGTGGAGCAGAGACACAGGAtggccccgcctcctctcatgGGCCGGCCCAGCATGCCCGTGCCTCCCCTGCTG TCTGTACGGCGACCCGACTCTCCCGATGACCGGCACATCATGGCCAAACACTCGGCTATCTACCCTGTGGAGGAGGAGCTTCAGGCCGTTCAGCGAATCGTCTCGCATTCTGAACGCGCTCTCAAACTGGTCTCCGATTCGCTGCTGGAGACGGATGGGTCTGCGGTAGACGACAAAGACAAGCA GGCTGAATCTCAGGCTCGTGTTCTGAAAGGAGTGATGCGCGTGGGAATCCTGGCCAAAGGTCTCCTGCTGCGCGGCGATCGCAACGTTCAGCTCATTCTGCTGGCGGATAAGAAACCCGCCGTCTCTCTGTTGAAAGCCGTCGCCGAACAGCTTCCCAAACAGCTAGCG ACCTTTTCTGAAGATCAGTATGAGGTGCAGGTTCAGCCCGAGGAGGCCAACATCCTGATATTTTCAAGCAAGGAACCAAAAATGCAGGTGACCGTGTCGCTTACGTCGGCGGCGATGCGAGAAGACCCCGACCCCGACATGGAGAAAG TTCCACAGAAAAATCCTCCTGATGTTCTCAATAGGATGAAGTGCCTTGAGTATTTAGCGTCTTTGCGTCATGCTAAATGGTTTCAG GCTCGTGCAAATGGTCTACAGTCCTGCGTGATTGTCATCCGGGTTCTGCGAGACCTGTGCCAGCGTGTACCTACCTGGAGCAAGATGCCAGACTGG GCCTTGGAGCTGTTGGTGGAGAAAGCCATCAGCAGTGCGTCTGGCCCCCTCAGTCCAGGAGAAGCTCTACGGAGAGTTCTCGAATGCATCTCTAGTGGGATTCTTCTGTCAG ATGGTCCAGGTCTTCTTGACCCGTGTGAGAAAGGTCAAACAGATGCTTTGGGGAGCATGTCAAGACAAACCAGAGAAGATGTGACCACTAGTGCACAG CAAGCGCTGCGACTGCTGGCTTTCCGTCAGATCCACAATGTTCTCGGCATGAGCTCTTTACTGGCCTCCAAACCTGGATCACGAAACCGCAAGAGACTGCGAGACGGCAGCGATGTCGGCGAGGGCGAAGGCGACGAGAAGAAAGATAAAAGAGACGATTCTCACAACCTGTGA